One Salvelinus namaycush isolate Seneca chromosome 29, SaNama_1.0, whole genome shotgun sequence genomic region harbors:
- the LOC120024021 gene encoding probable G-protein coupled receptor 139: MEGDSGFITVQKVYYPLLCILGIPANLFTFYVICFRKCGMSDTAIIYLSCLAIVDTFYLVWVILLDLTLTFWQLQPFWHSHPACGIMGFLQYGSLYSSSWIVVVFTIERYLVLSSTSAKQHFSQAKVTRLTCVSIILVSHLASVPMGWINVVTPKNFTIEGKNVTLPWCHYRGHIYSTVLVWVTTFLSGGIPIILVIIFNSLIGHHLTRARKLFTKEERRVMRGGSTKGMVRRTIFLLGTVSVTFVVLSLPRFVTYCILRTKYNHDWFDRNDYRIPINLISDLANMLQNLNSSTNFLLYCMVSRRFRQELLHTLTCKSKARELGSFLTQTTMKVFSLVDHKVPPTRDPITVVLTNLKQTQ, translated from the exons ATGGAGGGGGACAGTGGCTTCATCACTGTTCAGAAGGTCTACTACCCTTTGCTGTGCATTCTGGGGATCCCAG CCAATCTTTTCACGTTCTACGTGATCTGCTTCCGGAAGTGTGGAATGTCTGACACGGCCATCATCTACCTGAGCTGCTTGGCCATCGTGGACACCTTCTACCTGGTGTGGGTCATCCTGCTGGACCTGACGCTCACCTTCTGGCAGCTTCAGCCTTTCTGGCACTCCCACCCGGCCTGCGGCATTATGGGCTTCCTGCAGTACGGCTCCCTATACAGCTCCTCCTGGATCGTGGTGGTGTTTACCATCGAACGCTACCTGGTCCTCAGCAGCACGTCCGCCAAGCAGCACTTCTCCCAGGCCAAGGTTACtaggctgacctgtgtgtctatCATCCTGGTCTCCCACCTGGCCTCTGTGCCCATGGGCTGGATCAACGTGGTGACGCCGAAGAATTTCACCATAGAGGGGAAGAATGTGACTCTGCCCTGGTGTCACTACAGGGGCCATATCTATTCTACTGTCCTGGTGTGGGTCACTACGTTCCTCTCCGGTGGCATCCCCATCATCCTGGTCATCATCTTCAACTCGCTGATCGGCCACCACCTGACCCGTGCCAGAAAGCTGTTTACCAAGGAGGAGCGGCGGGTCATGCGGGGGGGGAGCACCAAGGGCATGGTGCGGAGGACCATCTTCCTGCTGGGCACAGTGTCTGTGACCTTCGTGGTGCTCAGCCTGCCACGCTTCGTCACCTACTGCATCCTGCGCACCAAGTACAACCACGACTGGTTCGACCGGAACGACTACCGCATTCCCATCAACTTGATTAGTGACCTGGCCAACATGCTGCAGAACCTCAACTCCAGCACCAACTTTCTGCTCTACTGCATGGTGAGCCGGCGCTTCCGCCAGGAGCTGCTCCACACTCTCACCTGCAAGTCCAAGGCCCGAGAGTTGGGCTCCTTCCTCACCCAGACCACAATGAAGGTGTTCTCTCTGGTGGACCATAAAGTACCGCCGACCAGAGACCCCATCACTGTAGTCCTCACCAACCTCAAACAGACCCagtag